The Lacipirellula parvula genome window below encodes:
- a CDS encoding cation diffusion facilitator family transporter, protein MASLEQGIKAAQTGLLVNCLLVIVKLVSGIVGHSYALVADAIESSTDIFSSLIVWGGLRVASRPADDDHPYGHGKAESLAAAIVALMLLGAAVSIAIVAVREIITPHHAPMPFTLAVVAGVVIIKESLFRTVFKVGDSIGSTSVKTDAWHHRSDAITSAAAFIGIALAIWGGPGWEPADDWAALVASVIIAANGLRFMTTAASELMDRSPDDSVISTVDAAARSVAGVLATEKVRARKFGVAYLVDLHVQADRNLALDAAHVVSGKVKTAIREALPAAQEVLVHMEPF, encoded by the coding sequence ATGGCAAGTCTCGAACAAGGAATAAAGGCGGCTCAAACCGGATTGCTCGTCAATTGCCTGCTGGTCATTGTGAAATTAGTTTCTGGGATTGTCGGCCACTCCTATGCCTTGGTAGCTGACGCGATCGAATCGTCGACGGATATCTTCTCTTCCTTGATTGTTTGGGGCGGCCTGCGAGTGGCGTCGCGCCCGGCCGACGACGATCATCCCTACGGACACGGCAAGGCCGAATCCCTCGCGGCAGCCATCGTCGCCCTAATGCTGCTCGGCGCGGCGGTCAGCATTGCAATCGTCGCCGTCCGTGAGATCATTACGCCCCACCACGCTCCAATGCCATTCACATTGGCTGTGGTCGCCGGCGTCGTGATCATCAAAGAGTCGCTGTTCCGAACTGTTTTCAAGGTCGGCGATTCTATTGGAAGTACGTCCGTCAAGACGGACGCATGGCACCATCGAAGTGACGCGATCACGTCAGCCGCGGCCTTTATTGGAATCGCACTGGCCATTTGGGGAGGTCCCGGGTGGGAGCCGGCGGACGATTGGGCTGCACTAGTGGCTTCCGTCATCATCGCCGCCAACGGGCTTCGATTTATGACGACCGCGGCGAGCGAATTAATGGACCGATCGCCGGACGATTCCGTCATTTCGACAGTTGACGCCGCAGCACGCTCCGTCGCTGGAGTTCTCGCTACTGAGAAAGTGCGCGCGCGAAAGTTCGGCGTGGCCTATCTTGTCGACCTCCATGTTCAAGCCGATCGGAATCTCGCCCTGGACGCGGCCCATGTGGTTAGCGGGAAGGTGAAAACCGCTATCCGCGAGGCATTACCCGCGGCTCAAGAAGTTCTGGTGCACATGGAGCCCTTCTAA
- a CDS encoding SDR family oxidoreductase, protein MSKDKSQRIALVTGSNRGIGLETAQQLGRRGFHVVIAARDGVSGNQAVAAIVAEGGNAAFLALDVSSSESIRMAAVEFATIADRLNVLVNNAGIYPDGGQNILTIPRGRMVDTFQTNTFAPLEVTQAFLPYLRRAESARVINVSSGYGQLDDLSPGVPSYCLSKLALNGLTIMLAKALEDDRIAVNSMCPGWVRTDMGGPNATRSLEEGADTVVWLADEAPHSLTGKFFRSREEISW, encoded by the coding sequence ATGAGTAAAGATAAGTCTCAGCGGATTGCACTCGTTACCGGCTCGAATCGAGGCATCGGATTGGAAACGGCTCAACAGCTAGGGCGGCGGGGATTTCACGTCGTCATTGCTGCGCGTGACGGTGTCAGCGGGAATCAGGCGGTTGCTGCCATTGTGGCTGAGGGTGGGAACGCGGCGTTTCTCGCACTTGATGTTAGCAGCTCCGAAAGCATCCGAATGGCCGCAGTCGAATTCGCAACGATCGCTGATCGTCTGAACGTGCTTGTCAACAATGCCGGCATTTACCCAGACGGAGGCCAAAACATCTTGACCATCCCACGCGGTCGCATGGTTGACACGTTTCAAACGAACACCTTTGCTCCGCTGGAGGTTACTCAGGCGTTTCTTCCGTACTTGCGGCGAGCAGAATCTGCGCGGGTAATTAATGTTTCAAGCGGATACGGCCAGCTAGACGATCTCTCGCCTGGCGTCCCGAGCTATTGCCTTTCCAAGCTTGCCCTCAACGGATTAACGATCATGTTGGCTAAAGCATTGGAGGATGATCGCATCGCCGTGAATTCGATGTGTCCTGGCTGGGTGCGTACAGACATGGGCGGACCAAACGCGACACGATCCCTGGAAGAAGGCGCTGATACGGTTGTCTGGCTCGCTGATGAGGCTCCGCACAGCCTTACGGGGAAGTTTTTCCGCAGTCGTGAAGAGATTTCTTGGTAG
- a CDS encoding dihydrofolate reductase family protein, producing MRPLRYSINVMLDGCCDHRAGSTDEELHRYWAEKLAQADALLFGRITYKMMESAWRLPVTGVRPDGMAEWMEPFARTIDAAKKYVVSSTLDRVDWNAELLPEDFGKAVHQLKQEPGNGLFLGGVKLPLALAELGLIDEYEFVVHPRLAGHGPTLFAGLSKYIDLKLLSRREFGSGAVAMRYEPR from the coding sequence ATGCGCCCCCTACGCTATTCGATCAACGTCATGTTAGATGGATGCTGCGATCACCGAGCAGGGTCCACGGACGAAGAGCTTCATCGTTACTGGGCCGAGAAACTCGCGCAGGCCGACGCCTTACTTTTTGGCCGGATCACCTACAAGATGATGGAGTCGGCATGGCGACTGCCGGTGACCGGCGTGAGGCCTGATGGGATGGCCGAGTGGATGGAACCGTTCGCTCGCACGATTGACGCCGCGAAGAAGTACGTCGTGTCGAGCACCCTGGATCGCGTTGATTGGAACGCGGAACTCTTACCTGAAGATTTTGGGAAGGCCGTTCACCAACTCAAGCAGGAGCCTGGCAATGGGCTATTCCTGGGAGGAGTGAAGCTTCCGCTGGCGCTCGCGGAGCTGGGGTTGATCGATGAGTACGAATTCGTGGTGCACCCTAGACTGGCTGGCCATGGGCCGACGCTGTTCGCGGGGCTATCGAAGTATATCGACTTAAAGCTCCTGAGCCGGCGGGAGTTCGGATCGGGCGCAGTGGCGATGCGGTATGAGCCGAGGTAA
- a CDS encoding helix-turn-helix domain-containing protein, with the protein MSLESDYQKYLKLTGHEVAAAVLAVGASLTSHRDDALLTPKQAAAKLGVSIDLIYELCASGRLRSRKIGRAVRIHPDDLRDLDEDSIAH; encoded by the coding sequence ATGTCCCTCGAATCGGACTATCAGAAGTATTTGAAGCTTACTGGCCATGAAGTTGCCGCCGCCGTACTTGCCGTCGGCGCATCGTTGACGAGTCATCGCGACGACGCCCTGCTAACACCCAAGCAAGCCGCCGCCAAGCTGGGAGTTAGCATCGATCTTATCTATGAGCTTTGCGCATCGGGACGGCTGCGCTCCAGAAAGATTGGGCGTGCCGTGCGTATTCATCCTGACGATCTAAGGGACTTGGACGAGGATTCGATTGCACATTAG
- a CDS encoding DinB family protein has protein sequence MKIATSLLAEFEQELGTTRKYLERVPEGQLTWRPHEKSMTAGQLALHIAQVPEGVLRLSEPDEAPVPDLSRERPQPAALREILDALNQSAAYLRQTLPTINDERMNETFRVTQGGRIVVSLPRAAFLRSIMLNHWYHHRGQLGVYLRLLGVAVPSSYGPSGDEMPNFASE, from the coding sequence ATGAAGATTGCAACGTCGCTCCTTGCTGAGTTCGAGCAGGAACTCGGCACAACGCGAAAGTACCTCGAACGCGTGCCCGAAGGTCAGCTCACTTGGCGGCCGCATGAAAAGTCGATGACCGCCGGGCAACTCGCGCTCCATATTGCCCAAGTCCCCGAGGGCGTCCTGCGATTGTCAGAGCCTGACGAGGCGCCAGTACCAGATTTGAGCCGCGAGCGACCGCAGCCCGCAGCGCTACGCGAGATTCTCGATGCGCTCAACCAGAGCGCCGCGTACCTTCGGCAAACTCTACCTACGATAAACGACGAGCGCATGAACGAGACGTTCCGTGTCACTCAGGGAGGACGTATCGTAGTGTCGCTACCACGCGCCGCTTTTCTGAGAAGTATTATGCTCAACCACTGGTATCACCATCGAGGGCAGCTAGGAGTTTATCTCCGGCTTCTCGGTGTGGCTGTTCCATCCAGCTATGGACCGAGTGGCGATGAAATGCCTAATTTCGCCAGCGAATAG
- a CDS encoding SRPBCC family protein encodes MTTEHEEVHAFTIRKEIEIAAPIEIAFDAVLDELGADAQMPDGKSLSMKIEPWPGGRWFRDLGNDAGHLWGHVQVIKPPTLLEITGPMPMSYPAVNHVQYRLKANGNGTLLTFSHRAMGLILPEHRDGMPEGWKNWLDQIRERAETKSR; translated from the coding sequence ATGACAACTGAACACGAAGAGGTTCATGCATTTACAATTCGCAAAGAGATTGAAATTGCAGCGCCAATCGAGATCGCCTTTGACGCCGTGCTAGACGAACTGGGCGCAGATGCGCAGATGCCAGACGGCAAGTCGCTCTCCATGAAGATCGAGCCATGGCCCGGCGGTCGGTGGTTTCGTGATCTCGGCAATGACGCGGGACATCTGTGGGGCCATGTCCAAGTCATCAAGCCGCCGACGCTCCTCGAAATCACCGGGCCGATGCCGATGTCTTACCCGGCAGTGAACCACGTTCAATATCGCTTGAAGGCAAATGGCAATGGAACGCTCTTAACGTTCTCCCATCGCGCCATGGGCCTCATCCTGCCAGAGCATCGCGATGGCATGCCCGAAGGCTGGAAGAACTGGCTCGATCAAATTCGCGAACGTGCGGAAACCAAATCACGCTGA
- a CDS encoding ArsR/SmtB family transcription factor, translated as MPRASTTTDVFNAIAEPKRRQIIEVLARRGALAVGALVLTLGMPQPAVSKHLGVLRKVGIVSVTKQGQQRLYQLEAKELKAVHDWANKFERHWSHQLDRIKERAERKSKAGRDGTR; from the coding sequence ATGCCTCGTGCTTCTACCACCACCGACGTGTTCAACGCCATTGCCGAGCCCAAGCGGCGCCAGATCATTGAAGTGCTCGCCCGTCGGGGCGCGCTTGCCGTCGGAGCCCTGGTCCTGACGTTAGGAATGCCGCAGCCGGCAGTTTCAAAGCACCTGGGCGTGCTGCGCAAGGTCGGCATCGTCTCGGTGACTAAGCAGGGCCAGCAGCGTCTCTACCAGTTAGAGGCGAAGGAGCTAAAAGCGGTGCACGATTGGGCCAATAAATTTGAGCGGCACTGGAGCCATCAACTAGATCGGATTAAGGAGCGCGCTGAGCGCAAGTCCAAGGCGGGACGGGACGGTACACGTTAA
- a CDS encoding pyridoxal phosphate-dependent aminotransferase, with amino-acid sequence MSALQVSSEERKRPGSDIANTREWSGRFPYNEIISLLDVNRSFNLAESTSQDLTVGELLDLADLESIRGLTLGYGKSAGGLELREAIADACKVSSEKVITTHGVALGLFLLAFEVCRPGDEAVLATPCFPPSRDCLIGAGVNVREVKLTFERSYRLDVDGIEAELSPKTRLVSIASPQNPTGVQTSRADIERLLGLIERRSPEALLFIDETYREATYGDARAVDSFAGLDARIVTGASVSKALGAPGLRTGWLTVAEPDLRSRLTVAKMNTVISGAVLDEALATVLLRNKEKVLAPRRQLLGSALEQVAAWCDAERKRVEWVQPDAGALCCMRLRGDAWDETATSRFWGLLPHHDLQLASGTWFGETNRVFRLGFGYLPPASLGSALSALSSVLDAAMS; translated from the coding sequence ATGAGCGCTCTCCAAGTTAGTTCTGAAGAACGAAAGCGACCTGGCTCCGATATCGCCAATACTCGTGAATGGAGTGGGAGATTTCCATACAACGAGATCATCTCATTGCTCGATGTGAACCGATCGTTCAATCTGGCGGAGAGCACGTCCCAAGATTTGACGGTTGGCGAACTTCTAGATTTGGCCGATCTAGAAAGTATCCGGGGATTGACGCTGGGGTATGGTAAGTCCGCAGGCGGATTAGAGCTTCGCGAGGCCATCGCAGATGCTTGTAAAGTCTCTTCCGAGAAGGTGATCACAACGCACGGCGTCGCGCTGGGACTCTTCCTCCTCGCTTTTGAAGTTTGCCGTCCTGGTGACGAAGCCGTTCTCGCAACGCCATGCTTCCCGCCGAGCCGTGACTGCCTCATCGGTGCCGGCGTTAACGTTCGCGAAGTTAAACTGACATTTGAGCGGAGCTATCGACTGGACGTGGACGGGATTGAGGCGGAGTTGTCTCCAAAGACCAGACTGGTAAGCATTGCTTCACCTCAGAATCCAACTGGCGTTCAGACCTCTCGTGCGGATATCGAGAGACTGCTCGGCCTGATTGAAAGGCGCTCGCCCGAAGCCTTGCTCTTCATCGACGAAACCTATCGAGAGGCAACGTATGGAGACGCTAGGGCCGTGGACAGCTTTGCAGGGCTCGATGCTCGCATCGTCACCGGCGCATCGGTATCGAAGGCTCTCGGTGCCCCAGGCTTGCGTACAGGGTGGCTCACTGTAGCGGAGCCCGACCTTCGATCGCGTCTGACAGTCGCTAAGATGAACACCGTGATCTCTGGGGCGGTGCTGGATGAGGCGCTCGCTACGGTTCTGCTGCGTAATAAAGAAAAGGTGCTTGCGCCACGACGACAATTGCTCGGCAGCGCTCTTGAGCAAGTGGCGGCTTGGTGTGACGCGGAGCGCAAGCGCGTTGAATGGGTGCAGCCAGACGCCGGTGCACTATGTTGTATGCGCCTGCGCGGAGATGCGTGGGACGAGACGGCAACCTCGCGATTCTGGGGGCTATTGCCTCACCACGACTTGCAACTCGCATCCGGAACATGGTTTGGCGAAACCAACCGTGTGTTTCGGTTGGGCTTTGGCTATCTACCTCCGGCAAGCCTTGGTTCTGCGCTGTCCGCTCTGTCCTCAGTTCTGGACGCTGCTATGTCGTGA
- a CDS encoding phage Gp37/Gp68 family protein: protein MAEISEIQWTDATFNPWIGCTQVSPACDNCYAMVMMDRRYHRAEWGAGKLRVRTSHANWRKPLAWNRKAEREGKRIKLFCASLADVFDSEVNDSWRSDLWRLVEQTPNLDWLPLTKRTASVAGMIPWGDHWPDNVWIGTSVENQKYADLRLPILSALPAKVRFISAEPLLSDFSLDGYNVDWVIVGGESGKGWRPLNLDHARVLRDQCQERGIPFFFKQHAAFNPHKLGRELDGREWNQFPVAA from the coding sequence ATGGCAGAAATTTCTGAAATCCAGTGGACCGACGCCACATTCAACCCATGGATCGGCTGCACACAAGTTAGCCCAGCGTGCGACAATTGTTACGCGATGGTGATGATGGACCGTCGTTATCATCGCGCCGAGTGGGGCGCAGGCAAGCTGCGGGTGCGGACTTCACACGCGAACTGGCGAAAACCCCTCGCATGGAATCGCAAGGCAGAGCGCGAAGGCAAACGGATCAAGTTGTTCTGCGCGAGCCTTGCCGATGTTTTCGACTCTGAAGTCAACGACTCTTGGCGATCAGATTTGTGGCGGCTGGTCGAGCAAACTCCGAACTTGGATTGGCTGCCGCTGACGAAGCGAACTGCCAGTGTTGCGGGGATGATTCCTTGGGGCGACCACTGGCCTGATAATGTTTGGATTGGCACGTCGGTCGAGAATCAAAAGTACGCAGACTTGCGGTTGCCGATACTTTCGGCACTGCCGGCGAAAGTGCGGTTCATCTCGGCTGAACCATTGCTGAGTGACTTTTCACTCGACGGCTACAACGTCGACTGGGTGATCGTAGGCGGCGAAAGCGGCAAGGGCTGGCGGCCGCTCAATCTTGACCATGCCCGCGTCCTGCGCGACCAGTGCCAGGAGCGTGGGATTCCATTCTTCTTCAAGCAGCATGCCGCATTCAACCCTCATAAACTTGGCCGAGAACTCGACGGCCGCGAATGGAATCAGTTTCCAGTGGCGGCGTAA
- a CDS encoding helix-turn-helix transcriptional regulator, producing MNDLQSLAKQLGLKLVVQQPEPEFINIQQVASMFGVSTRTIRRLWSKGELPEPMRIGRSVRWRKLDIENHNYGSNLQTQRSGRQAG from the coding sequence GTGAACGATCTCCAATCTCTCGCCAAACAACTCGGACTGAAGCTGGTGGTCCAGCAGCCCGAGCCAGAGTTCATCAACATCCAGCAAGTCGCGTCGATGTTTGGCGTTTCCACTCGAACTATTAGGCGCCTATGGTCCAAAGGCGAGCTGCCGGAGCCGATGCGGATCGGCCGGTCTGTCCGCTGGCGGAAGCTGGACATCGAGAATCACAACTATGGCAGCAATCTTCAAACGCAACGGTCGGGACGGCAAGCCGGCTAA
- a CDS encoding tyrosine-type recombinase/integrase — MAAIFKRNGRDGKPAKKWSYKFKDERGKWVTKTGHRLKEKTERMAEADEDRAKRIRKGELTPTSEVILVELLEIFRTNLEVAANSKRYVTQTVNRVKRIFDACQFTTLADLRAPAALDQYKAFLAAFKYKKGKKGAERGCSQQTINHYTTTLKTFCHWAVTSRKMPDCPLLTLKKTKITVKKGRRAATVAECDKLLKAAGKGDELYGLTGEERAILYRLALNTGFRVSELASLTPSSFHIDAKSAYVELRASDAKNRQTAEQPIPAEFAVSLGKFLKGLPSDQLIWPGDWKLYAARMLRTDLIGTGITGLDFHSLRTTFITNLARAGVHPRRAQQLARHSDINLTMAFYTKLDRDELANDLPCI, encoded by the coding sequence ATGGCAGCAATCTTCAAACGCAACGGTCGGGACGGCAAGCCGGCTAAGAAGTGGTCCTACAAGTTCAAGGACGAACGTGGTAAGTGGGTCACAAAGACCGGCCATCGGTTGAAAGAAAAAACCGAGCGGATGGCCGAAGCCGATGAGGATCGGGCCAAGCGGATTCGGAAGGGCGAACTGACGCCAACTTCTGAAGTGATTCTGGTCGAGCTACTCGAAATCTTCCGCACGAATCTGGAAGTCGCTGCCAACAGCAAACGCTACGTTACGCAGACGGTCAATCGGGTGAAGCGCATCTTCGATGCGTGCCAGTTCACCACTCTCGCTGATCTCCGCGCACCAGCCGCGCTCGACCAGTACAAGGCCTTTCTTGCCGCGTTCAAGTACAAGAAAGGTAAGAAGGGCGCGGAGCGCGGTTGCTCGCAGCAGACAATCAATCACTATACGACGACCCTCAAGACGTTTTGCCATTGGGCAGTGACCAGTCGCAAGATGCCTGACTGCCCATTGCTGACTCTGAAGAAGACAAAGATCACAGTGAAGAAGGGCCGCCGGGCCGCGACTGTGGCGGAATGTGATAAGCTGCTCAAGGCGGCAGGGAAGGGCGATGAGCTATACGGGTTGACCGGAGAAGAACGAGCCATCCTTTATCGGCTCGCGCTCAACACAGGCTTTCGCGTCAGTGAGCTGGCTAGCCTCACGCCATCCAGCTTCCATATCGACGCCAAGTCTGCTTACGTCGAGCTGAGAGCGAGCGACGCAAAGAACCGGCAGACAGCCGAGCAACCGATCCCCGCGGAGTTTGCTGTCTCGCTGGGGAAGTTCTTGAAGGGGCTCCCGTCAGACCAACTCATCTGGCCGGGTGATTGGAAGCTCTACGCCGCGCGAATGTTGCGGACGGACCTCATCGGGACTGGAATCACCGGCTTGGACTTTCATTCGCTGAGAACGACGTTCATCACCAACCTTGCTCGCGCTGGCGTCCACCCGCGGCGGGCTCAGCAGCTCGCCCGCCACTCCGACATCAACTTGACGATGGCGTTCTACACCAAGCTCGACCGTGATGAGCTGGCGAACGACCTCCCCTGCATCTAG
- a CDS encoding sugar phosphate isomerase/epimerase family protein: MASCRVRSAQRRMYTAVRPVFSAFTEATLLIIETYSMKTPPSRPHRRDFLAAAAAIGSAACLGSTAIGADRASEPTARPIHFCAFEKFLQDLSHDELADGLAELGFNGVEVTARQGGRITPERAEEQLPALVEALAKRKLDVTILTTEVNRADNPTNQKLLAAAAKLGIKRYRLGWFKYADDRPIPMQLADYRSQLLEIAALNRELGVTGLWQNHSGEQYVGATIWDLHQLLRDVAKEEVAAAFDIRHATVEAGRSWPRLYQLIKPHVGAFYMKDFAWAGNRDKHVPFGEGRVDPRYFDMLKRDRFDVPISIHVEYLPRRSAQENLQAIGRDLKRVREMLQLGNAQS; this comes from the coding sequence ATGGCATCCTGCCGCGTTCGCTCCGCGCAGCGGCGGATGTATACTGCCGTGCGGCCTGTTTTCAGTGCGTTCACCGAAGCAACTCTTCTCATCATCGAAACGTATTCAATGAAGACGCCCCCCTCGCGGCCGCACCGTCGTGATTTTCTCGCAGCCGCCGCGGCCATTGGCTCGGCTGCCTGCTTGGGGAGCACAGCGATCGGCGCCGACCGCGCCTCCGAGCCAACGGCGCGGCCGATTCACTTCTGCGCTTTCGAAAAATTCCTGCAGGACTTGAGCCACGACGAACTCGCGGACGGCCTCGCCGAATTGGGATTCAACGGCGTCGAGGTCACGGCTCGACAAGGCGGGCGCATTACTCCCGAGCGAGCTGAAGAGCAGCTGCCGGCGCTCGTCGAAGCCCTCGCCAAGCGAAAGCTTGACGTCACGATCCTGACGACCGAAGTCAACCGTGCCGACAATCCAACGAACCAGAAGCTGCTCGCGGCTGCGGCGAAGCTCGGCATCAAGCGCTACCGTCTCGGTTGGTTCAAGTATGCCGACGATCGGCCGATTCCCATGCAACTCGCCGACTACCGCAGTCAGTTGCTCGAAATTGCCGCGCTGAATCGCGAGCTAGGCGTGACCGGCCTCTGGCAAAACCATAGCGGCGAACAGTACGTCGGCGCCACGATTTGGGATCTGCATCAGCTCCTTCGCGACGTGGCAAAGGAAGAAGTCGCCGCGGCGTTCGACATTCGCCATGCGACAGTCGAAGCGGGTCGATCTTGGCCACGGCTCTATCAATTGATCAAGCCCCACGTCGGCGCCTTCTACATGAAGGACTTCGCCTGGGCCGGCAACCGCGACAAGCATGTTCCGTTTGGCGAAGGACGAGTCGATCCCCGCTACTTCGACATGTTGAAACGCGATCGGTTCGATGTTCCGATCTCGATCCACGTCGAGTATCTGCCGCGGCGGTCGGCTCAGGAGAACCTGCAGGCGATTGGCCGCGATCTCAAACGGGTGCGAGAGATGCTACAGTTAGGGAACGCACAGTCATAA
- a CDS encoding Gfo/Idh/MocA family protein, whose product MASFSRRHFLGGTLAAGGMLAWNGRSTWAAGANEQVNLGLIGCGGRGAELLRSFRKVPGLKVAALCDPDEQHVDALAKEYDGAAKYRDLRKLLDSKDTDAVVIATPNHWHCLAAIWALEAGKHVYVEKPLGQVNWDGRQVVNAANRYGLVCQVGTQQRSDPMQAEIKQFLHEDKTLGAIEKVRVNRFGVRPAIGDRDTPLKPPASVDYNLWLGPAQDEPLMRNALHYDWHWMWNTGSGEMGNWGVHILDDVRNNVFQDSVAFPQRVVAGGGRYGDGDCGETPNLHCALLDTGKYPVIVAVCNLPEKIGGKASPPSPGPGSGYTVYCEGGRFEGQRGQAKAFDADGKEIRKFKGDSGAGHQQNFVDAVRSGSSAGLNAPVQMGHESTEWCNLANVAYRVSGDSSKARGFAQELGVMSDSLMLVEQMKGVAREHGASEWEFHIGPVLTFDGATQQFTGAEAAAANKLLRRKDRAGFEVREIEPAATAAG is encoded by the coding sequence ATGGCGAGCTTTTCTCGGCGGCATTTTCTCGGCGGAACCCTGGCAGCGGGCGGCATGCTGGCGTGGAACGGCCGCTCGACGTGGGCCGCCGGCGCGAACGAACAGGTCAACCTCGGCCTCATCGGTTGCGGCGGCCGCGGGGCGGAACTGCTGCGCTCGTTTCGCAAGGTTCCAGGCCTAAAGGTCGCCGCGCTCTGCGATCCCGACGAGCAGCATGTCGATGCGTTGGCGAAAGAGTACGACGGCGCCGCGAAGTATCGCGACTTGCGAAAGCTGCTCGACTCGAAAGATACCGACGCCGTGGTGATCGCCACGCCGAATCACTGGCACTGTCTTGCCGCAATCTGGGCCCTCGAAGCGGGCAAGCATGTCTACGTCGAGAAGCCGCTTGGCCAAGTGAATTGGGATGGCCGACAAGTTGTCAACGCGGCCAATCGCTACGGGCTGGTGTGCCAAGTCGGCACGCAACAACGCTCGGACCCGATGCAGGCGGAGATCAAGCAATTTCTGCACGAAGACAAAACGCTCGGCGCCATCGAGAAGGTCCGCGTGAATCGCTTCGGCGTCCGGCCAGCCATTGGCGATCGCGATACGCCGCTCAAGCCGCCGGCGAGCGTCGACTACAACCTCTGGCTCGGCCCGGCTCAGGACGAACCGCTGATGCGGAACGCCCTGCACTACGACTGGCACTGGATGTGGAACACCGGCTCCGGCGAGATGGGCAACTGGGGCGTTCACATTCTCGACGACGTTCGCAACAATGTTTTCCAAGATAGCGTCGCGTTTCCGCAACGCGTTGTTGCCGGCGGCGGCCGATACGGCGACGGTGATTGCGGCGAGACGCCGAACCTGCACTGTGCGTTGCTCGATACGGGCAAGTATCCAGTGATCGTTGCCGTCTGCAACTTGCCGGAAAAGATCGGCGGCAAAGCATCGCCGCCGTCACCCGGGCCGGGCAGCGGCTACACCGTCTACTGCGAAGGGGGCCGCTTCGAAGGGCAACGCGGCCAAGCGAAGGCGTTCGACGCCGACGGCAAAGAGATTCGCAAGTTCAAAGGCGACAGCGGGGCAGGGCACCAGCAGAATTTCGTCGACGCCGTGCGCAGCGGCAGTTCGGCAGGGCTGAACGCGCCAGTGCAAATGGGACACGAATCGACCGAGTGGTGCAACTTGGCGAACGTCGCCTACCGCGTCTCCGGCGATTCATCCAAGGCGCGGGGATTCGCCCAGGAGCTTGGCGTGATGAGCGATTCGCTGATGCTCGTCGAGCAGATGAAAGGCGTCGCCCGCGAGCATGGCGCCTCGGAGTGGGAATTCCACATCGGCCCGGTTCTTACGTTCGACGGAGCAACGCAGCAGTTCACCGGCGCCGAGGCCGCGGCTGCGAACAAATTGCTGCGCCGCAAGGATCGCGCTGGATTCGAAGTTCGCGAGATCGAACCGGCGGCCACAGCCGCAGGCTAG
- a CDS encoding DedA family protein, protein MEYVKQLIDLFLHLDKHLIEVVGDYGAWTYLVLFIIVFCETGLVVTPILPGDSLLFAAGAVAALGPLNPHLLVVLLTIAAILGDAVNYQIGRCIGPAIFKKEDSRFFKKAHLEKTHAFYERYGGKTIIIARFVPIVRTFAPFIAGVGQMSYRQFALYNVIGAILWVVIGVYAGYLFGGLKIVKENFSLIIIAIVGISLLPALIEIWRAKRESKATPPADG, encoded by the coding sequence ATGGAATACGTTAAGCAGCTGATCGACCTGTTTCTCCACCTCGACAAGCATCTGATCGAGGTTGTGGGCGATTACGGCGCTTGGACCTACCTCGTGCTGTTCATCATCGTCTTCTGCGAGACGGGGCTCGTCGTTACGCCGATCTTGCCGGGCGATTCCCTACTGTTCGCCGCGGGGGCCGTCGCGGCGCTTGGCCCGCTCAATCCACACCTGCTCGTGGTCTTGTTAACCATCGCTGCGATTCTCGGCGACGCCGTGAACTATCAGATCGGCCGCTGCATCGGGCCGGCAATATTCAAGAAGGAAGATTCACGGTTCTTCAAGAAAGCTCACCTCGAAAAGACCCACGCCTTCTACGAACGTTACGGCGGGAAGACGATCATCATCGCCCGCTTCGTACCGATCGTGCGGACCTTCGCCCCGTTCATCGCCGGCGTGGGGCAGATGAGCTACCGGCAGTTCGCGCTCTACAACGTGATCGGCGCGATTTTGTGGGTCGTCATCGGCGTGTACGCTGGCTACTTGTTCGGCGGACTGAAGATCGTCAAAGAAAACTTTTCATTGATCATCATTGCGATCGTCGGCATTTCGCTGCTGCCGGCGCTCATCGAGATCTGGCGAGCGAAGCGCGAGAGTAAAGCGACGCCGCCGGCGGATGGGTAG